Within the Anaerobacillus sp. CMMVII genome, the region TATAAGTGTTGTATTAACAAGCTGATCAAGAACGTGTCTTTTGATTTGAGCTTCGTTTTCTCCGTCAATTTCAATACCCATTTGTAAATAGGACATCTTAACTTGCTCATATTGGTTCGTAAGTTCTTGTTGTAAAATTTCTTCGCCGTTTACAGTGGCAACAGCTTCTTCTGGTGCTAGATCATTTACAGCTGAAATTTCTGTACCTTCACTAGGTTGTGTGTTTTCCTCTTTTACTTCGTCGTTGCTACATGCAGCTAGTCCAAAAGCAAGGACTAAACCCGCACATAATGGGATTAACTTTTTATTTAACAAAAGAACAACTCCTTTTTTATGATTAAAGCCAATTGTAACAAAGTCATTTTTTCATGTAAACCATAAAGGTGTGAAATTTTATCGTCGAAGGTTAAAGATGTGAATAACATGTGAAACAAAATAACTAAATAAGGGGATAAAATTAAATTGGAGAAAGAGTAATAATTATTTTTCTGAAAAAGTGTTCTTTGCATTTCAAAAACTCAACTTGTTTTATTGTAAATGCATGGAAAATAAAAATCTTATATTTTCAGGATAGGTTTTTTTATTGAAAATAAATTCTCAAAACTGTATAGTTTATAGAAAAGGGAATATTTTCCCAATATATTAACGAAAGGGAGGGATCATATGGCACTAAAGACAAATTCTAAATCTATTTCTTTAACAGATAACATTCAAGTGAATGATGGGTCTCATATCTTGTATTTTTATGATTCTGAAGAGAAATATCTTGAAAATCTAGTATCTTTCATATTAGCTGCAAAAAGTATGAATCAGCATGTTATTGTTATTGAGAGCTATGAGCTTTATATGGCCTTATTAGATAGATTAGGAGAGAAATTGATAGAGTTGGAGCTTATTGATTTCCTCCATTATAAAAATAATAAAGAATTTTATGAAACTCATGGGAACTTTAAATTTGAGCAGGCATTGAGTAATTTTAAGACAACTGTGCAACCGTTTGTCGATGGGGATCTTTCAGTTCGAGTATGGGGAAAGGTAGCTTGGAACGATCTTTCTGTTAGTAAAGAAGTGTTAAATAAATACGAATGCCAATGTGACCTAACTGTCAGCGAAATTGGCTATTTGACTGTTTGTTGTTACGATGGGAAAGAGGTTCCCTCTACGGTTCTAACAGACTTGATGAAAAGTCATCCGTATTTTATGACGGATACAAACTTAGTGAAATCATCTTTATATAATCATCCTGATGAAACGATTTTCCCCTCTTTAGCAGCGCAAAAAAAGATTGAAACAGAACTTGACTTCTACCGCCAAAAACTTGATTTTATTCACGTTGTCGCTCATGAGGTGCGAAATCCGTTAACAGTCATCAAATCTTTCGCCACAATATTAAAAAATGAAATAGGTGATAGAGATAAACAAACAAAGCTAAGCTTAATTGAAGATTATTCAGTTGCAATTGACCATGAAATCAATCATATCATCCAAACTGAACAAATGTTGACAACAGATACTTTTTGGAAAATGAAATTAATTAAAGCACGACCTGTTATTGAAGAAGTACTAGAGATTATGACGATTAAAGGAAGAACCCAAAATGTTGTTCTTGTTTCTGATCTTCAAGTACCTACGAATACAATTATCAATGGAAATTTAATGGGTTTTCGATTGATTATTTCTAATCTTCTAAGCAATGCCATTAAATATAGTTTTGAGGGACATACAGTTACGTTTAAGAGTTTTGTTGAAAAAGGTAATTTACATATAAATATTATTGATACAGGTGTAGGGATGAGTAAACAAGAGTGTGAAAAGCTCTTTCAAAAATATCAAAAGATTAATCAAGAAGCGGCAGGACAAGGGATAGGGCTATTTATGGTCTATCAAATCGTTACTCACTTTAAAGGCGAAATCAACGTTAGTAGTGAACCAGGGAAAGGTACAGATATTCGCGTGTCATTTCCGGTTTAGGTAGTCTATAGTCAAATATCTGAAAGTTAGTTCAACTTACATGTTAGTTATCACTAACTAATATAGCAAGAGGAATAAACGAGGAAAACGGATTTATGGAATTGATAAGAAATAGACTAATGGCTATGAAAGAGGTGGATCAACTTGAGATTTGATTATGTGGTCTTGGAGTGTGTTGCAAGCGATTATTCATGTTTTGATTCTGTTGTAGGGAAATTTCATCTCTATGATCTACGAGTTACAGTGTTATTAGGTGAAGAACACTTATCAATTAACTTTTATTTAACGGAATTTTATGACGACTGGGGCCATACCTTTTTTCATGATTCAGAAGGCTATGAGCGAGCGGCATTGTTCCCACGCCAAAAAATTCTCGAGTTATTACACTTTCACCCACGAGTTACACCTTATAAAGAACAAATAGAAAAGCAACTAGGAAAAGAAGGGTGCTTTCCTTATCAACCGATAGAGGAAGAGAGTTTGATTGAATATGATTTTGTTAAATTTTTCAGGAAGTGTAAAAAGATTGCGGCTAAGTTTAAGGTGAACTATAAAATATTGACATTTGAGGAACTTGGTTACACGAGCTATAATGCGGTAAGATTAGACTTTGAAAATGGACCAATCTATATACTATGTAACAACTATCGTGTTACGTTTGTTAAGAATAAGAATTCAGCATGGGGAGGCGAGTTAGATGGCTACCCATTAAATTTTATTGATCATGAACATCTAGCAAGAGAGTTTAGTGGGAATTATAGAGTATACACGGTGGCAGAACTAAATGAACCGTTTAATAAAGATGAATTTGTTTTAGATGATTTTAATAAGTATAGTGTAGATCACTGGAAACCTAAAAAAGTTGGTGACTTTCTGTTTAATTATTGGGATTAATTGGATATAAGAAGGGGCAAATTCATGTTGAGTTTGTTCCTTTATTTTTTATAGGCAATAATCATCAAGTTTGCATGTGCTCGCAGATATATGCAATCCTATTGATAAAGTTGATTTATTCGAGGGAGATTGGCTAATTATGAAATGGTTACGAACAATCCACTTAATTCATGGCATATTATTTACATTGATGCTTTTATCAGGTTTGTTCCTGTATGGTACCACAACACGAACTTGGTTTAACCAGATTGGATTTCCAATGGTTCAATTCCATATTGCCATAGCATTCTTGTATTGTGGGGTCATCCTCCTAAGCATGTATAGGGTGGGACGCTATCTACTAAAAAAACCTCCCATAAAAAAGTTTAATTTTATCTGGATGATCGTATTCTTTTTCTTATGGACGGTCTCGGGGCTACTTATGTATTTTCAGGCTGCTGTTCCTACTGGAATTCGAAATGGAGCCGTTGTTGTCCATGATTGGAGTACTTTTTTATTTATACCGTGGCTCCTCACCCATACAATTTGCCATCTATTTAAGATAAGCCTTCCTTGGCCAAATTGGTGGAATTCGCAAGCGGTATTACCTTCGCGGATAAAAGAAAATATCTTAGATCGCCGTGATTTTTTAAAATTGCTAAGCTTTTCCTTCTTATTTCTTGTGATTGGTGGCTGGCTCAAATGGAATCTACCGATATTAACAGTTGCTGAAAACGAAGTGAAACGGAGAGGATATTTTCGGATTTACAATGTAACGAATGACTTTCCACGTTATCCAAATAACGAGTGGAAGCTGACTATTGGTGGACTTTCGAATAAAAAGGTGGAAATCGGGTACTTTGATTTATTTCGACTTCCGTCAACAACGATTGTTGACGACTTTCATTGTGTGACTGGGTGGAGTGTCAGGAATGTAGAAATGAAAGGAATTCTGTTAAAAGACTTATTTAGTGCATATGGAATTGAAGCGAATAGTGAGTTTGTTACAGCATATTCCGGTGACAATGTTTATTTCGACTCATTTTTAACGAGACAATTATTAGACGAACCTTCTTATCTAATTTATGAAATAGATGGTGAGCCACTAAAAGCAGTGCAAGGCTATCCTTGCAGACTATATCATCCTGACATGTATGGATATAAATCTGTAAAATGGGTGGATCGTCTGGAATTTACTGAAAGTAGAAAACTAGGCTTTTGGCAGCAGAGTGGAGGGTATGATTTAGATGGCTACCTATAAACCAATTAAGCGATACCTTATTCCGTTAGTAGCGTTGTTCATTGGGGGTAGTCTAGCTTTCTTGTTCGTCCCATCAAAGATGGACTATGAATGGAAGATCTGGCGTGATCAAACGATCGAGTGGGAGAAACAACATTATGCAGTTAAAGGGAGTTTCACTTTAAACGGGGAAGTCGTGACAAATGAGATCGGCGATTGGTCAGAGGAAAACAGTCATTTGAATGTCTCAGTAGTAGTTTCCGATGATTCTGTGTTTGAGTTTCAAGTTGTTTTTCAAGAGGAACGAATTTATATCAATTCAGCTGATACGTGGTATCAGAATGAACTTAGCCCTCGCTTCGTTGAAGAATTTGCCCCTCTCTATCAGCCATTTAGTTGGATGCGTGAATTACTAAAAGAAGCCGATCGAATTGAAAAAAATAGAGGAGGGGAGCTAACAACTTATACAGCATTCTTTGATACGTTTGATAAGTTTGAATTTCGTGGCTATGAATTAAGTGAGCAAGAGCAGACATCTTTAACTGTCATAGAAAAAGAGGGTCAAATTCAATCCTTTACCTTTGATGTAAACCCAATTCGACCGGAAACTATAGGGCCACTTGATAGTTATCCAAACCAACTTAGCTATACGATGAGTTTTACAATCATAGATGAAGTACAAATTGTATTACCAAAGGAAGCCTATGAAGGTGAGAAACTGGAATAGCAAAGACTGTCCTTTTATATAGTCCTATCCCATCTAAGCTTTTATCGACTCGCACTATGCGAGTCGATTTATTTTTGCTTAATCAAGAACGTAAAATGACGGGCAAAAACACTAAACGAGTGAATACAACATATATAAGGTAGAAAGGAGGGTTTTATTTAATGGAGAGCAAAACTAGAGGGATTATTGAAGCGTCTTTGAATGCTTTGTTGGAAGATAAAACATTTTTACCAGAATTAGAAGGTAACCAGCGTAAGCAAGCGTTTACTTCGTTAGCTGCTATTCTCTCTACACCTAATCATGTTCATAAATCGTTTTTGCGGATTGCTTTAGAGGATGGGCAGGTCGTTCGTATTCCAGCATTTCGTGTTCAGCATAATAACTGCCTCGGGCCTTACAAGGGCGGAATTCGTTTTCATGAATCGGTGAATGAGGATGAAGTGATAAACTTAGCTTCGTTAATGACGTTGAAAAACGCCCTACATGATGTCCCTTTTGGAGGCGGGAAGGGCGGTATTGTTTTGAACCCGAGGGAACGGACGATTACAGAGCTACATCTCATTGCAATAAAGTATGTTCGCTACTTTAATGAAA harbors:
- a CDS encoding MEDS domain-containing protein produces the protein MALKTNSKSISLTDNIQVNDGSHILYFYDSEEKYLENLVSFILAAKSMNQHVIVIESYELYMALLDRLGEKLIELELIDFLHYKNNKEFYETHGNFKFEQALSNFKTTVQPFVDGDLSVRVWGKVAWNDLSVSKEVLNKYECQCDLTVSEIGYLTVCCYDGKEVPSTVLTDLMKSHPYFMTDTNLVKSSLYNHPDETIFPSLAAQKKIETELDFYRQKLDFIHVVAHEVRNPLTVIKSFATILKNEIGDRDKQTKLSLIEDYSVAIDHEINHIIQTEQMLTTDTFWKMKLIKARPVIEEVLEIMTIKGRTQNVVLVSDLQVPTNTIINGNLMGFRLIISNLLSNAIKYSFEGHTVTFKSFVEKGNLHINIIDTGVGMSKQECEKLFQKYQKINQEAAGQGIGLFMVYQIVTHFKGEINVSSEPGKGTDIRVSFPV
- a CDS encoding molybdopterin-dependent oxidoreductase, which encodes MKWLRTIHLIHGILFTLMLLSGLFLYGTTTRTWFNQIGFPMVQFHIAIAFLYCGVILLSMYRVGRYLLKKPPIKKFNFIWMIVFFFLWTVSGLLMYFQAAVPTGIRNGAVVVHDWSTFLFIPWLLTHTICHLFKISLPWPNWWNSQAVLPSRIKENILDRRDFLKLLSFSFLFLVIGGWLKWNLPILTVAENEVKRRGYFRIYNVTNDFPRYPNNEWKLTIGGLSNKKVEIGYFDLFRLPSTTIVDDFHCVTGWSVRNVEMKGILLKDLFSAYGIEANSEFVTAYSGDNVYFDSFLTRQLLDEPSYLIYEIDGEPLKAVQGYPCRLYHPDMYGYKSVKWVDRLEFTESRKLGFWQQSGGYDLDGYL